The Kroppenstedtia pulmonis genome has a segment encoding these proteins:
- a CDS encoding amidase domain-containing protein, whose translation MKTRSWRQPVASWFRGQSQVWVEGGIDRLFTWVQHQDADWVIKEQKRWERVRDLQEERKMKRLKGETRIRVIQEERLENGDIMMKVWVYQRYLYSIKERFFEQEESNGFSIQLAEGGAGWFIMKCKVEPEMNTEVERDWSYYQPPDFGTRSGSSYNRMKAVQYAETWWNGANPRYQKFEVDCTNYVSQCLHAGGIPMEYSYQRARGWWYRGSRENWSYSWAVAHSLKNYLDKGGVHRAEIVDSPRQLQPGDIICYDWDGNGRWQHNTVVTTLDASGEPLVNAHTVNSRHRYWDYRDSHGWTPQVQYRFYHIPD comes from the coding sequence ATGAAAACGAGATCTTGGAGACAACCGGTTGCATCCTGGTTTCGAGGTCAAAGTCAGGTATGGGTGGAAGGGGGAATTGATCGTCTCTTTACATGGGTGCAACATCAGGATGCTGATTGGGTGATAAAGGAGCAAAAAAGATGGGAAAGAGTTCGGGATCTTCAAGAAGAAAGAAAGATGAAACGACTAAAGGGAGAAACCAGGATTCGGGTTATTCAGGAGGAAAGGCTGGAGAATGGAGATATCATGATGAAAGTGTGGGTTTATCAGCGATATCTTTACTCGATAAAAGAACGTTTTTTTGAACAGGAAGAAAGTAATGGCTTTTCCATTCAACTGGCAGAGGGGGGAGCAGGGTGGTTTATCATGAAATGTAAAGTGGAGCCGGAAATGAATACAGAAGTGGAGAGGGACTGGTCTTATTATCAACCCCCTGATTTCGGTACAAGATCCGGGTCCTCGTATAACCGCATGAAAGCTGTTCAGTATGCAGAAACATGGTGGAACGGAGCCAATCCACGATATCAAAAGTTTGAAGTGGATTGTACCAACTATGTTTCCCAGTGTCTGCATGCAGGGGGAATTCCGATGGAATACTCCTATCAACGGGCACGGGGATGGTGGTATCGAGGCAGTCGGGAAAATTGGAGTTACAGCTGGGCTGTGGCACATTCCCTTAAGAATTACCTGGACAAAGGAGGCGTACACCGTGCTGAAATCGTCGATTCTCCCAGACAGCTCCAACCAGGAGATATTATTTGCTATGATTGGGATGGAAACGGTCGTTGGCAACATAACACCGTTGTAACCACATTGGATGCATCAGGAGAGCCCTTGGTGAATGCCCATACGGTAAACAGCAGACACCGTTATTGGGATTATCGGGACTCACATGGGTGGACCCCACAGGTACAATATCGTTTCTATCATATTCCGGACTGA
- a CDS encoding amidase domain-containing protein, with protein MIELRKLFKIRFVLVALLGLTLVVSGCSSDTAKVADSKEVARTPEEDSSQDEADSIFDEEISKEISYYDESSKSKKEIEKNNQPAIQIVKQTSQKNQVKVEADLDKAQFRDMVRATAADLQSLKPHERKQVINLVKDINQYENKKINNEIKKLKSKADKGTLSGAEKAKLLSLLPIDKKGVKVKPEQKINPDQVPPASDLKDKKPGNSNPDKLLPEKPGKEEQTQPEKETPKPGNKTPQPGDKEDEPENEQTEPGENQESGQDNENQQENEEQDQNDGNDQNEQEPQQPDNENTEEEEKPESKDPGKDKDQQKDTEKSMVEKNGYDRAKARDYAYKWWNKRNNEEYGYYSKAMGGCYSCWYDCTNFTSQALKAGGLKEWKSDPWWYYSDKKPSYSWGVANSQYKHLEQRAKPAKSLSEVKVGDIVHGDFDHDQKIDHSAIVTKIQNGEIYLTYHTTDKKDVPLSYWFYYDYDVYVWKMGTANNQAR; from the coding sequence ATGATAGAATTAAGAAAATTATTTAAAATCAGATTTGTTTTAGTTGCCTTATTGGGCCTGACTCTTGTCGTCTCCGGATGCAGTTCCGACACTGCAAAGGTGGCGGACTCCAAAGAGGTAGCTAGGACTCCTGAAGAGGACAGTAGCCAGGACGAGGCTGACTCGATTTTTGATGAAGAAATATCCAAAGAGATTTCCTATTACGATGAATCCTCCAAGAGCAAGAAAGAGATCGAAAAGAACAATCAGCCTGCCATTCAAATTGTCAAACAAACTTCACAGAAAAACCAGGTGAAAGTGGAAGCAGACCTGGATAAGGCGCAATTCCGGGATATGGTCAGAGCTACCGCCGCCGACTTGCAATCTCTTAAACCCCATGAGCGGAAACAAGTTATTAACTTGGTAAAAGACATTAACCAATATGAAAACAAAAAAATCAACAACGAGATCAAAAAACTGAAATCAAAAGCAGATAAGGGAACGTTATCCGGAGCAGAAAAAGCAAAGCTTTTGAGCCTGCTGCCCATTGATAAAAAAGGGGTAAAGGTGAAGCCGGAACAAAAGATCAATCCGGATCAGGTCCCCCCGGCCAGTGATCTTAAAGATAAAAAGCCTGGTAACTCCAACCCGGATAAGCTGCTTCCGGAAAAGCCCGGGAAGGAAGAACAGACACAGCCTGAAAAAGAAACTCCCAAGCCAGGTAACAAGACACCACAACCCGGTGATAAGGAAGACGAACCGGAAAACGAACAAACCGAACCTGGTGAAAACCAAGAATCCGGACAGGACAATGAGAATCAGCAAGAAAATGAAGAGCAGGACCAAAACGACGGAAATGATCAGAATGAACAGGAACCACAACAGCCTGATAACGAAAATACAGAAGAAGAGGAAAAACCTGAGTCCAAAGACCCAGGAAAAGATAAGGATCAGCAAAAAGACACAGAAAAATCCATGGTGGAGAAAAACGGTTACGACCGTGCCAAAGCCCGGGATTACGCTTATAAGTGGTGGAACAAACGAAACAACGAGGAATACGGTTACTACAGTAAAGCCATGGGTGGATGCTACTCTTGTTGGTATGATTGTACCAACTTTACTTCCCAAGCGTTGAAAGCCGGTGGACTTAAGGAATGGAAAAGTGACCCCTGGTGGTACTACAGTGACAAAAAGCCTTCCTATTCCTGGGGTGTTGCCAACAGTCAATACAAACACCTGGAACAACGGGCTAAACCCGCCAAATCACTGTCTGAAGTCAAGGTAGGGGATATTGTTCACGGTGATTTCGACCATGACCAAAAAATCGATCACTCCGCAATTGTAACAAAGATCCAAAACGGAGAAATCTACTTAACCTATCATACGACGGACAAAAAAGATGTTCCTCTTTCTTATTGGTTTTATTATGATTACGATGTATACGTATGGAAAATGGGCACCGCCAACAACCAAGCCCGCTGA
- a CDS encoding ABC transporter transmembrane domain-containing protein, translating to MSIFRDLWWFFKSEKRSYGFGIVLLLCVALLELFPPYVVRVVVDDFETGNFTPAGLMNWLGLLALAGLAMYGLRYLWRICIFGSSFRLGRLLRRRLFEHFSRLSPQFYHRKRTGDLMAHATNDVQAVQVTAGDGVLTLVDAVTLGGMVVISMAVFISWKLTLIALLPMPFMALAVGKYGGMLHKRFLVAQEAFSDINDKVQENISGVRVIKAFGQEEAEKHSFQMLSEDVVRKNVAVAKVESLFDPTISLIVGLSFFLAVSFGAGFVINQELTIGQLTQFTIYLGMLIWPMLAFGFLFNIMQRGRASYDRIQALLREKPDITDKEGALRTVPSGDIEYDLDAFVYPDAKEPVLEDIRIIVKKGETLGIVGKTGSGKTTLFKLLLREFDCSQGTISIGGHAVSDYQLDALRQSIGYVPQDHFLFSATIAENIAFGRPESTQKEIEEAARLASIHEDILQFEMGYDTLVGERGVTLSGGQKQRISIARALLMDPEILILDDSLSAVDAKTEEEILHALRENRAGKTTLISAHRLSGIEHAEEIVVLREGRIAERGTHSSLVRGEGWYAWMHKRQQLESLIEEGGGRSGNPQTVELS from the coding sequence ATGTCTATTTTTAGAGATTTATGGTGGTTTTTCAAAAGTGAGAAACGAAGTTATGGCTTTGGCATTGTATTGTTGTTATGTGTTGCATTGTTGGAATTATTCCCTCCTTATGTAGTACGGGTAGTGGTGGACGATTTTGAGACCGGGAACTTTACTCCCGCTGGGCTGATGAATTGGCTCGGCTTACTGGCACTGGCTGGTCTGGCAATGTACGGACTCCGCTATTTGTGGCGTATCTGTATTTTTGGTTCCTCTTTTCGATTGGGACGACTTTTGAGACGCCGGTTGTTCGAGCATTTTTCACGCCTTTCTCCACAGTTTTATCATCGGAAGCGAACCGGGGATTTGATGGCTCATGCCACCAATGATGTCCAGGCGGTGCAGGTTACTGCCGGAGATGGTGTCCTTACTTTGGTGGATGCAGTCACCCTGGGAGGAATGGTAGTAATCTCGATGGCGGTGTTTATCAGTTGGAAACTGACGCTTATTGCGTTATTGCCCATGCCTTTTATGGCCTTGGCAGTGGGTAAATACGGGGGAATGTTGCATAAGCGATTCTTGGTGGCACAGGAAGCTTTTTCAGATATTAATGATAAGGTTCAGGAAAATATATCCGGTGTTCGGGTGATCAAAGCATTTGGACAAGAGGAAGCGGAGAAGCACTCATTTCAAATGCTTTCAGAGGACGTTGTTCGAAAAAATGTGGCGGTGGCCAAGGTGGAATCCTTGTTTGACCCTACGATTTCTCTGATCGTCGGTCTTTCTTTCTTTTTGGCGGTATCCTTTGGAGCCGGTTTTGTCATCAATCAAGAATTAACGATCGGCCAGTTGACTCAATTTACAATCTATTTGGGCATGTTGATTTGGCCGATGCTCGCTTTTGGCTTCTTGTTTAATATCATGCAACGGGGACGTGCTTCCTATGATCGGATTCAAGCCTTGCTACGTGAGAAACCGGATATTACCGACAAAGAAGGGGCTTTAAGGACAGTGCCTTCCGGGGATATCGAGTATGATCTGGATGCCTTTGTCTATCCCGATGCGAAGGAGCCGGTTTTGGAGGATATCCGGATCATAGTGAAAAAAGGAGAGACTCTGGGGATTGTCGGTAAAACCGGGAGTGGAAAAACCACTCTGTTTAAACTGTTGCTAAGGGAATTTGACTGCTCACAAGGAACCATATCCATCGGTGGTCATGCTGTTTCCGATTATCAATTGGACGCTCTGCGTCAGTCGATTGGATATGTGCCTCAGGATCATTTTTTGTTTTCGGCTACGATTGCTGAGAATATCGCCTTTGGACGTCCTGAATCCACCCAAAAAGAGATTGAAGAGGCCGCCAGGTTGGCTTCGATTCATGAGGATATTCTGCAGTTTGAGATGGGGTACGATACCTTGGTGGGAGAGCGGGGCGTAACCTTATCCGGTGGCCAAAAACAGCGGATATCCATCGCCCGTGCCTTGCTGATGGATCCGGAAATCTTGATTCTGGATGACTCATTATCAGCGGTGGACGCCAAGACAGAAGAGGAAATCCTGCATGCACTCCGGGAAAATCGTGCCGGAAAAACCACGTTGATCTCCGCTCATCGCTTAAGCGGAATTGAACATGCAGAAGAGATCGTGGTATTACGGGAAGGAAGGATTGCAGAGCGGGGAACCCACTCTTCATTGGTAAGAGGAGAGGGATGGTATGCCTGGATGCATAAGAGACAACAGTTGGAGTCTTTGATCGAGGAAGGAGGCGGGCGAAGTGGAAATCCGCAGACTGTTGAGTTATCTTAA
- a CDS encoding PrkA family serine protein kinase — protein MDILSRIAQQRKKEEELAWEGSFREYLQMVQKRPELAQTAHSRVYRMIADSGIEKDEQGNISYLFFSRELFGLDQAIERLVEEYFHSAARRLDVRKRILLLMGPVSGGKSTIVTLLKRGLERYSRTEAGALYGIKGCPMQEDPLHLIPYNMREELEKEWGVKIEGNLCPSCRMRLEKEYNGRVEDVRIERVLISEDNRVGIGTFSPSDPKSQDIADLTGSIDFATITEYGSESDPRAYRFDGELNKANRGLMEFQEMLKCDEKFLWNLLSLTQEGNFKAGRFALISADELIMAHSNEAEYKSFISNKKNEALHSRIIVMPIPYNLKVSEEERIYEKLVRQSDLGHVHIAPHALATASVFSILTRLKPSKKQGLDLIKKMRLYDGKSVEGYKESDVGELRNEHLDEGMSGIDPRYVINRISSALIRSQADCINALDILRSIKDGLDQHPSITQEERERYLNFISIARKEFDELAKKEVQKAFVYSYEESAKTLLDNYLDNVEAFCNWNKLQDPLTGEELDPDEKLMRSIEEQIGISENAKKAFREEILIRISAYARKGKRFDYNSHDRLREAIQKKLFADLKDVVKITTSTKTPDENQLKKVNEVTATLIDKYGYCPTCANDLLRYIGSLLNR, from the coding sequence ATGGATATCCTGAGTCGCATTGCCCAACAGCGAAAGAAAGAAGAAGAGTTGGCTTGGGAAGGGTCGTTCAGAGAATATTTGCAAATGGTTCAAAAGCGACCCGAATTAGCTCAAACCGCTCACTCCAGGGTATATCGGATGATTGCCGACAGTGGCATTGAAAAAGATGAACAAGGGAATATCTCCTATCTTTTTTTCAGTCGGGAGCTCTTTGGACTGGATCAGGCGATTGAGCGGTTGGTGGAAGAATATTTCCACTCCGCAGCCCGGCGCCTGGATGTACGGAAACGGATCCTGCTGTTAATGGGGCCGGTCAGCGGCGGAAAATCCACGATAGTTACATTATTAAAGCGAGGCCTGGAACGATATTCCCGGACCGAGGCCGGTGCTTTATACGGAATCAAAGGCTGTCCGATGCAGGAGGATCCGTTACATCTGATCCCTTATAATATGAGAGAAGAACTGGAAAAAGAGTGGGGTGTGAAGATCGAAGGCAATCTGTGTCCTTCCTGCCGGATGCGCTTGGAAAAGGAATATAACGGCAGGGTGGAAGATGTACGGATTGAGCGAGTCTTAATATCTGAAGATAACCGGGTGGGGATTGGTACTTTCAGCCCCTCTGATCCCAAATCCCAGGATATTGCTGATCTGACCGGAAGTATCGACTTTGCCACTATCACGGAATATGGATCGGAATCCGACCCCCGAGCTTACCGCTTTGATGGGGAACTGAACAAAGCAAACCGTGGTCTGATGGAGTTTCAAGAGATGCTGAAGTGTGATGAAAAGTTTTTGTGGAACTTACTGTCTTTGACTCAGGAAGGTAACTTTAAAGCCGGCCGATTCGCCCTTATTTCAGCGGATGAATTAATTATGGCTCACAGCAATGAGGCGGAATACAAATCTTTTATCAGCAATAAGAAAAATGAAGCCCTTCATTCCCGGATCATTGTGATGCCGATTCCATACAATCTGAAAGTCTCCGAAGAGGAACGGATCTACGAAAAACTGGTCCGACAAAGTGATCTGGGTCATGTTCACATCGCTCCCCATGCCTTAGCGACAGCCTCTGTTTTTTCCATCCTGACTCGCCTGAAACCGTCAAAAAAGCAAGGTTTGGACCTGATTAAAAAGATGAGGCTTTATGATGGGAAATCCGTCGAGGGTTACAAAGAGTCCGACGTAGGGGAATTGCGTAATGAGCATCTGGATGAGGGAATGTCCGGAATTGATCCCCGGTACGTTATCAACCGGATATCCAGTGCCCTGATCCGGAGTCAAGCAGATTGTATCAATGCCTTGGATATCCTGCGCTCTATCAAGGATGGATTGGATCAGCATCCATCGATTACACAAGAGGAAAGGGAACGTTATCTGAATTTTATATCGATTGCCCGGAAAGAGTTTGATGAGCTTGCTAAAAAGGAAGTTCAAAAGGCCTTTGTTTATTCCTATGAGGAATCTGCCAAGACTTTGCTGGATAATTATTTGGACAATGTGGAGGCTTTCTGTAACTGGAACAAGCTTCAGGATCCTCTGACCGGGGAGGAACTGGATCCGGATGAAAAATTGATGCGCTCCATAGAAGAGCAAATCGGAATTTCGGAAAATGCCAAAAAGGCTTTCCGGGAAGAAATATTGATCCGTATATCCGCATACGCCCGAAAGGGAAAAAGATTTGATTATAACAGTCACGACCGTTTGCGGGAAGCCATCCAGAAAAAGTTGTTCGCGGATTTAAAGGATGTTGTCAAGATTACCACCTCTACCAAAACGCCTGATGAAAATCAATTGAAAAAAGTGAATGAGGTAACCGCCACCTTAATTGATAAATACGGATATTGTCCCACCTGTGCCAATGATTTGCTGCGATATATAGGCAGCCTGTTAAACCGGTAG
- a CDS encoding DegV family protein yields the protein MTKIALVTDSSCDLSSDLLSKFNIEVVPLRIIYAQTEYRDQVDITPNEVYDRLDEEVPTTSMPSPQDILETFEKLADTGYSHCIVISLSSGLSGTYQAFQMIAQNFDRMKIDIIDSKGLSWILGFLVLEAAQMIQEQFDYHEILERIKRIRQKIKGFFIVDTLEYLKKGGRIGKVAATLGSMLNLKPIITTDDQGLFTPYQLARGKKQAIKKMVEPLLKQLESTKASIAIIQGRAEVEAEALRLRLKDLDRIGNLYVSPVSPALVVHTGPGLIGIVINPEHS from the coding sequence ATGACAAAAATAGCTCTGGTAACAGACAGCTCCTGCGACCTTTCCTCAGATCTGTTAAGCAAATTCAATATCGAAGTCGTTCCACTTCGCATTATCTATGCCCAAACCGAATACAGAGATCAAGTAGACATCACCCCGAATGAAGTGTATGATCGCTTGGACGAAGAGGTCCCCACAACTTCCATGCCCTCACCTCAGGATATCTTGGAAACTTTCGAAAAGTTAGCCGATACCGGCTATAGCCACTGTATTGTTATTTCCCTCTCCTCCGGCCTCAGCGGAACTTATCAAGCTTTCCAAATGATTGCCCAAAACTTTGATAGAATGAAAATCGATATCATTGATTCCAAAGGGTTATCATGGATACTGGGATTCCTGGTTTTGGAAGCGGCGCAAATGATTCAGGAACAATTTGATTATCATGAAATTCTGGAAAGGATAAAACGAATCCGCCAGAAAATCAAAGGCTTTTTTATCGTGGATACCCTGGAATACCTGAAAAAAGGCGGTCGAATCGGAAAAGTAGCCGCCACCCTCGGTTCTATGTTGAACCTGAAACCAATCATCACAACGGATGATCAAGGACTTTTCACCCCTTATCAGTTGGCTCGGGGGAAAAAACAAGCAATCAAAAAAATGGTGGAACCATTACTGAAACAGTTGGAATCCACCAAGGCCAGCATCGCTATTATACAGGGTCGGGCGGAAGTGGAAGCAGAGGCCTTGCGGTTGAGATTGAAAGACCTGGATCGTATTGGCAACCTGTATGTTTCCCCGGTCAGTCCCGCCTTAGTCGTTCATACCGGCCCCGGACTCATAGGGATCGTAATCAACCCTGAACACTCCTGA
- a CDS encoding HAD family hydrolase: MKVKACCFDLDGTLLPMELDDFIAEYFRALVPYVAHLMPPKQFFVYMGDAMKRMIGDDDPNRTNEEVFMERFLSRSGLEQDKVWPLLERFYEEEFPKLRKYVTPTPVARQVVQAAMEQGMDVIVATNPVFPRAAIEERLRWAGVEDLIKWVTVYEESHFCKPHVQYYQEVAGRLGVLPEECVMIGNDMQEDMVAETIGMKTYFLKDCRIDRGEPVYHPNQEGNLNDLLEDIRNQRGVFQ, encoded by the coding sequence ATGAAGGTAAAGGCTTGTTGTTTTGATTTGGATGGAACATTGCTGCCGATGGAGTTGGATGACTTCATCGCTGAGTATTTCAGGGCTTTGGTACCCTATGTGGCACATCTCATGCCCCCGAAACAGTTTTTTGTTTATATGGGGGATGCGATGAAGAGGATGATTGGCGATGATGATCCAAACCGAACCAATGAAGAGGTATTTATGGAACGTTTTTTGTCCCGGTCCGGTTTGGAACAGGACAAGGTTTGGCCTTTGTTGGAACGGTTTTACGAAGAAGAATTTCCGAAACTACGAAAATACGTCACACCGACACCGGTAGCCCGTCAAGTTGTCCAAGCGGCCATGGAACAGGGTATGGACGTGATTGTAGCCACCAATCCGGTTTTTCCCCGTGCTGCGATAGAAGAAAGATTACGTTGGGCAGGGGTGGAAGATCTGATTAAATGGGTAACTGTTTATGAAGAAAGTCACTTTTGCAAACCCCATGTTCAATATTACCAAGAAGTGGCGGGGCGATTGGGAGTTCTCCCGGAGGAATGTGTGATGATCGGAAATGATATGCAGGAAGATATGGTGGCTGAAACCATTGGTATGAAGACTTATTTTCTTAAGGATTGTCGCATCGACCGGGGAGAGCCGGTTTATCATCCGAACCAGGAAGGGAATTTGAATGATTTGCTGGAGGATATTCGAAATCAAAGAGGTGTGTTTCAGTAA
- a CDS encoding ABC transporter ATP-binding protein has product MEIRRLLSYLKPHRKLLVLAFIVLLLATVADIAGPLLVKIFIDDYLTPGILETKPLVWLAGIYLFLHFASVGLLYYQEYTFYRIALWVVQQLRIDVFAKVQHLGLSFFDRMPGGGLISRITNDTEAVKELFVSVLSSFVQNTVMVVGILVAMFWLDAKLGFFCLLLMPLLIGIMQLYRRLSYKVYQVIRSKLAQLNANLSESIQGMSVIQALRQQDRLRREFDKINGEHYEANMRNMKLNGLLLRPAVDLIYLIALMVVLSFFGWEARDSAIQIGVLYAFINYLERMFEPFNQMMQQLTFMQQSVVSAGRVFELLDEKEGAPAQEGTENPQIKEGRIVFDQVTFSYDGRKSVLKDISFTVEPGQTVALVGHTGSGKTSIINLLMRFYPLKQGQITIDGQPLSAYSDRELRSRMGLVLQDPFLFVGNVKDNIRLKNDAISDEDVQEAARFVQADTFIEKLPQGYEEPVGERGATFSGGQRQLLSFARTMALKPKVLLLDEATASVDTETEEKIQEALKKMRKGRTTIAIAHRLSTVQDADLIIVLHRGEIVERGTHQELLALKGLYHKMYLLQQGMPDKAV; this is encoded by the coding sequence GTGGAAATCCGCAGACTGTTGAGTTATCTTAAGCCTCATCGCAAATTGCTTGTACTGGCCTTTATCGTTTTATTGCTGGCCACTGTTGCGGATATAGCCGGTCCGCTTCTGGTGAAGATTTTTATTGATGATTACTTGACGCCGGGAATTTTGGAAACAAAGCCTTTAGTCTGGTTGGCGGGTATCTATCTGTTTCTGCACTTTGCATCCGTGGGGTTGCTCTATTATCAAGAATATACTTTTTATCGTATCGCATTATGGGTTGTTCAACAATTGCGGATTGATGTGTTTGCCAAAGTTCAACACCTGGGGCTCTCTTTTTTCGATCGGATGCCAGGTGGAGGATTGATCTCGCGAATCACCAATGATACCGAAGCGGTAAAAGAATTGTTTGTCAGTGTGTTGTCTTCCTTTGTCCAAAATACCGTGATGGTAGTCGGGATTTTAGTGGCCATGTTTTGGCTGGACGCAAAACTGGGTTTTTTCTGTCTGCTCCTGATGCCGCTTTTGATAGGGATCATGCAGTTGTATCGCCGGCTCAGCTACAAAGTCTATCAGGTGATCCGAAGTAAGTTGGCCCAGTTGAATGCCAATTTGAGCGAATCGATTCAAGGGATGAGTGTTATCCAGGCATTGCGACAACAAGACCGGTTACGTCGGGAATTTGATAAGATCAATGGTGAGCACTATGAAGCCAATATGAGAAATATGAAGTTAAACGGATTGCTCTTACGTCCTGCTGTGGATTTGATCTACTTGATTGCCTTGATGGTCGTCCTTTCCTTTTTCGGATGGGAAGCTCGCGACAGTGCCATTCAGATCGGGGTCTTGTATGCTTTTATCAACTATCTGGAACGGATGTTTGAACCTTTTAATCAGATGATGCAACAATTGACCTTTATGCAACAATCCGTTGTTTCTGCTGGTCGGGTATTTGAGCTCTTGGATGAAAAGGAGGGTGCACCTGCTCAGGAAGGAACGGAGAATCCTCAGATCAAGGAGGGACGGATTGTTTTTGATCAGGTGACTTTTTCCTATGACGGTCGGAAGTCTGTGTTGAAAGATATTTCTTTCACGGTGGAACCGGGTCAAACTGTGGCCTTGGTGGGGCATACCGGAAGTGGGAAAACATCGATTATCAATTTGCTGATGCGTTTTTACCCTTTGAAGCAGGGACAGATTACCATTGATGGTCAACCTTTGTCGGCCTACTCGGATCGGGAACTGCGATCTCGTATGGGACTGGTACTTCAAGATCCTTTTTTATTTGTTGGTAATGTCAAGGATAATATCCGGTTGAAAAATGATGCAATTTCCGATGAGGATGTTCAGGAAGCCGCGCGTTTTGTCCAGGCGGATACGTTTATTGAGAAGCTTCCCCAAGGCTATGAAGAACCTGTAGGGGAACGAGGAGCCACGTTTTCCGGAGGACAGCGCCAACTCCTCTCTTTTGCCCGAACCATGGCTTTAAAGCCGAAAGTATTACTTCTGGATGAAGCGACTGCCAGTGTGGATACTGAAACAGAGGAAAAGATACAGGAAGCGCTGAAAAAGATGAGAAAAGGAAGAACGACAATTGCCATTGCCCACCGGCTGTCCACTGTACAGGATGCTGATCTGATCATCGTGCTTCATCGAGGGGAAATCGTGGAGCGGGGAACTCATCAGGAATTGTTGGCCTTGAAAGGGTTGTATCATAAGATGTATCTCCTGCAACAAGGAATGCCCGACAAGGCCGTATAA
- the trmL gene encoding tRNA (uridine(34)/cytosine(34)/5-carboxymethylaminomethyluridine(34)-2'-O)-methyltransferase TrmL, which translates to MSFHICLVEPEIPNNTGNIARTCAVTGSILHLIRPLGFSTDDKYLKRAGMDYWHHVDVRYYDSFDEFQSSFPKGRFFCATTKAQKHYSSFEFREGDIFVFGKETAGLPSEILETYRETCMRIPMKPDIRSLNLGNSAAIVIYEALRQTGYPDLV; encoded by the coding sequence ATGTCTTTTCATATATGTTTGGTCGAACCGGAAATTCCCAATAATACAGGCAACATTGCCCGAACCTGTGCCGTAACGGGTTCCATTCTCCATTTAATCCGACCCCTGGGCTTCTCCACCGATGATAAATATTTGAAGCGTGCAGGCATGGATTATTGGCATCATGTTGATGTCCGGTACTATGATTCTTTCGATGAATTTCAAAGCTCCTTTCCCAAGGGACGTTTTTTTTGTGCTACAACAAAGGCTCAAAAGCACTACTCATCCTTTGAGTTTCGGGAAGGCGATATTTTTGTCTTTGGTAAGGAGACAGCGGGATTGCCATCGGAAATATTGGAGACTTATCGGGAGACATGCATGCGTATACCGATGAAGCCCGATATCCGGTCTCTAAATTTGGGGAACTCAGCGGCGATTGTCATTTATGAAGCTTTAAGACAGACAGGCTATCCGGACTTGGTTTAA